A single region of the Pyricularia oryzae 70-15 chromosome 4, whole genome shotgun sequence genome encodes:
- a CDS encoding cytochrome b-c1 complex subunit 2, with protein sequence MISRSAIKRGSQLALRRPVCAHVAQTRGFASPAPGATGTGSASYEPTSIAGLKVASKDAHGPTTKIALVVKAGTRYQPQPGLTVGLEEFAFKNTNKRSALRITRETELLGGQLKAYHTREAVVLEAAFLRDDLPYFVELLGEVANETRYTTHELHEEVEQTIHLAQEKLAHDSLAQAVDGAHAVAFHTGLGAPVLPSTSTPLSKYMNEHSVAAFAGAAYTKSNVALVADGASQSGLQQWVDSFFKDLPSQSSSEISLLSNKSTYHGGEHRAELPGKSSYVIAFPSASIAESKPEIAVIEALLGGNPSLSWSTGFTLLSKAAANAPGANAVAKNLSYSDAGLLTIQITGAAPAVRKLAEESVKALKAIAEGGVAQEDLTKAIAKAKFNALTAHELTGAGIVAAGTSIIHGAELFQAAQTIKNLETVTAEKIKTAAKAIIDGKASVSAVGDLHVLPFAADLGLKV encoded by the exons ATGATCTCAAGATCTGCCATCAAGAGGGGAAGCCAGCTGGCCCTCCGTCGGCCAGTCTGCGCTCACGTCGCGCAGACCCGTGGCTTCGCATCACCAGCACCAGGAGCTACCGGCACGGGCTCGGCATCATACGAGCCTACCAGCATCGCCGGCCTCAAGGTTGCCTCCAAGGATGCTCATGGGCCCACGACCAAAATTGCTCTTGTGGTTAAGGCCGGTACCAGATATCAGCCTCAGCCCGGCCTGACTGTCGGTTTGGAAGAGTTTGCTTTCAAG AATACGAACAAACGATCCGCGCTCCGCATTACTCGGGAGACTGAGCTTTTAGGCGGTCAATTGAAGGCTTACCACACACGCGAAGCCGTCGTCTTGGAGGCTGCATTCCTCAGGGATGACCTCCCCTACTTCGTCGAGCTGCTCGGAGAGGTTGCAAATGAAACGAGGTACACCA CCCATGAGCTTCACGAGGAGGTTGAGCAGACGATCCACCTGGCCCAGGAAAAGCTTGCACACGATTCTCTGGCTCAGGCAGTGGATGGAGCACACGCCGTTGCTTTCCACACCGGCCTGGGCGCACCAGTCCTCCCGTCCACCTCGACTCCTCTTTCCAAGTACATGAACGAGCACTCCGTCGCCGCGTTTGCTGGCGCCGCCTACACCAAGTCCAATGTCGCTCTGGTTGCCGATGGAGCGTCTCAGAGTGGTCTGCAACAGTGGGTTGACTCCTTTTTCAAGGATCTCCCCAGCCAGTCCTCAAGCGAGATCTCGCTTCTGAGCAACAAGTCGACTTACCACGGTGGCGAGCACCGTGCTGAACTCCCCGGCAAGAGCTCCTACGTGATTGCTTTCCCCAGCGCTAGCATCGCTGAGTCCAAGCCCGAGATCGCAGTGATTGAGGCTCTTCTGGGCGGTAACCCTAGCCTCTCGTGGTCCACCGGCTTTACTCTTCTTTCGAAGGCGGCCGCGAACGCCCCTGGTGCCAACGCTGTGGCCAAGAACCTGTCCTACTCGGATGCCGGTCTCTTGACCATCCAGATCACTGGCGCTGCCCCCGCCGTCCGCAAGCTTGCCGAGGAGTCGGTCAAGGCGCTCAAGGCCATTGCCGAGGGTGGTGTTGCCCAGGAGGACCTGACAAAGGCCATTGCCAAGGCCAAGTTCAACGCGCTTACTGCCCACGAACTCACTGGAGCTGGCATCGTGGCTGCTGGTACTAGTATCATACACGGCGCTGAGCTGTTCCAGGCTGCCCAGACTATCAAGAACCTGGAGACAGTAACGGCGGAGAAGATCAAGACT GCTGCCAAAGCTATCATCGACGGCAAGGCGTCTGTATCAGCCGTTGGTGATTTGCACGTTCTGCCATTCGCTGCTGATCTGGGGCTGAAGGTATAA